From one Candidatus Zixiibacteriota bacterium genomic stretch:
- a CDS encoding Glu/Leu/Phe/Val dehydrogenase dimerization domain-containing protein, giving the protein MTVHERLKSVDVPVSTFENVMKQFDQAASKLNIAKELLEFIKYPRRSTIVKLPVQMDDGSFRMFTGYRVQHSIVRGPAKGGIRF; this is encoded by the coding sequence ATGACAGTCCACGAGAGATTGAAATCGGTCGATGTTCCGGTTTCCACTTTTGAAAATGTGATGAAGCAGTTTGACCAGGCGGCAAGCAAGCTAAATATTGCCAAAGAACTGCTCGAATTTATCAAGTATCCGCGGCGCAGCACCATTGTCAAGCTTCCGGTGCAAATGGATGACGGCTCCTTTCGGATGTTCACCGGATACCGCGTGCAGCATTCGATTGTTCGCGGTCCCGCCAAAGGGGGGATTAGATTCCA